The following proteins come from a genomic window of Coffea arabica cultivar ET-39 chromosome 11c, Coffea Arabica ET-39 HiFi, whole genome shotgun sequence:
- the LOC113716896 gene encoding uncharacterized protein isoform X6, whose protein sequence is MANSHQTQLLLRNPSPSQSPSHDHPTINTERMLANALGASESDDAVTIIYFHHSLSYKYRGTLRVQNILSSVHHVMSLLPEHLPLRLLRTSHELRNFLDSTDNTLLLLDFCGWTPGLLARGLSEETNGTLVQEEKQLKVDGIQSPKMSCSADKGLNQFPWLTELTLGSDGNLSEADKITHTDGFSCTVDEFQLLKSFLPKLMKFARDFFLPPERLGFGLVSEKSLLSELDIEASAAPWLMKLYSAGCPTCSKVLTEGDDLKAILQTQESVVTELTDDMYDVPTLPANRASILLFIDRSSDSLSIRKDSKEALDAFRQLAMHHNISKHMPGRSTIKLIKSSDETSRGHGTSVVPKLERFPAFQKLNVKDKMSVVLMNDQTQISLEKFISDLQGSSLHEILENLLQKKKELKLSSLAKDAGFQLLSEDFEIKDAEPLPVQPEFQPNLEFSQKDDIEDTLGLDRDPKLQNHVSFKPVTDEESRLTDATSSYLGHQNDPIGKNEESSAEYTRIHTTKGAEEERLAGVHEQTRHKGFSGSFFFCDGHSRLLGALTASGLKIPSVVIIDPIMQKHFILPETATLSYSSLSDFLDGFLNQSLSPYRQSETVLQSPREAPVPPFVNLDFHETESIPRVTAHTFSELVLGNQSDSVNDGNPRDKDALVLLSNSWCGFCQRMEMVVREVFRAIQGYDRSSSKNSLLTKDNIRSSTKVPLIYLMDCTLNDCSWILKSVVQREIYPSLLLFPAGRKDVISYEGDVAVYDVIRFLSDHGALVNEKDISWGEVKEGGSFSITAPLSQSTYYEVFLEDQKREVAATQFRVQSWSSSHESTPLVVPGCILTATDKLLNVQPFDESKILIVKVNQATGFEGLIVNKHINWESLEELEEGLQKLKGAPLSYGGPVMKQGMPLVALAQKFVDDKHPEVLPDVYFLDQWATLRLMDELKLGNKSVRGHWFFLGFSSWGWEQLFHEIAEGAWHVSKGNTEHLDWPEIF, encoded by the exons ATGGCAAACTCTCACCAAACTCAACTACTCCTCAGAAATCCGTCGCCATCCCAATCTCCTTCTCATGATCACCCTACCAT AAATACTGAGAGAATGCTGGCAAATGCACTTGGCGCCTCCGAGTCTGACGATGCAGTAACTATTATCTACTTCCACCATTCCTTGTCTTACAAGTACCGCGGAACACTTCGAGTGCAAAACATCTTATCTTCTGTTCATCATGTCATGTCTCTCTTGCCTGAACACCTTCCCTTAAGACTCTTACGCACATCACACGAGTTGAGGAATTTCCTTGATTCAACTGACAACACTTTGCTTCTCCTGGATTTTTGCGGATGGACTCCCGGGCTGCTCGCTAGGG GTTTGAGTGAAGAGACCAACGGAACACTTGTGCAGGAGGAGAAGCAGCTGAAGGTGGATG GCATTCAAAGCCCCAAAATGAGTTGCAGTGCTGATAAGGGGCTTAATCAATTTCCTTGGCTTACTGAGCTTACCTTGGGGAGTGATGGCAATTTGTCAGAGGCAGATAAGATTACGCATACAGATGGTTTTTCATGTACAGTTGATGAATTTCAGCTTCTTAAATCTTTCTTGCCAAAGTTAATGAAATTTGCAAGGGATTTCTTCCTTCCTCCTGAAaggctaggatttggattggttTCTGAGAAATCATTGCTTTCTGAGCTAGATATTGAGGCTTCTGCTGCTCCCTGGTTGATGAAACTATATTCTGCTGGTTGCCCAACTTGTTCAAAGGTTCTTACGGAAGGTGATGATCTCAAAGCCATATTACAGACTCAAGAGTCTGTTGTCACAGAG CTGACAGATGACATGTATGATGTACCCACTTTACCTGCGAATAGGGCGTCAATACTTCTTTTCATTGACAGATCATCTGATTCCTTATCTATCAGGAAAGACAGCAAGGAAGCTCTTGATGCTTTCAGACAATTAGCAATGCACCATAACATCTCAAAGCATATGCCTGGACGAAGCACTATTAAATTGATAAAGTCATCTGATGAAACTTCTCGAGGACATGGTACGTCAGTAGTCCCTAAACTAGAGCGCTTTCCAGCATTTCAGAAGTTAAATGTGAAGGATAAGATGTCTGTAGTGCTTATGAATGATCAGACGCAAATTTCGCTAGAAAAATTTATTTCAGATTTACAGGGTAGTTCCTTGCATGAGATCCTGGAAAATTTGCtccagaaaaagaaagaattaaagTTAAGCTCCCTTGCAAAAGATGCAGGATTTCAACTTTTGTCTGAAGATTTTGAAATTAAAGATGCTGAACCTCTACCTGTCCAGCCAGAATTTCAGCCTAATTTGGAGTTTTCTCAGAAAGATGATATTGAAGATACTTTGGGTCTGGACAGGGACCCTAAGCTCCAAAACCATGTTAGTTTCAAACCAGTGACTGATGAAGAATCCAGACTGACTGATGCCACATCTTCTTATCTAGGTCATCAGAATGATCCCATTGGGAAGAATGAGGAATCATCTGCTGAATACACTCGTATTCATACAACTAAAGGAGCCGAGGAGGAAAGACTTGCCGGAGTGCATGAGCAGACACGACACAAAGGATTTAGTggttcatttttcttttgtgaTGGTCACTCTAGATTGCTTGGAGCACTCACTGCTTCTGGCTTAAAGATTCCATCAGTGGTGATAATCGATCCCATTATGCAGAAACATTTTATCTTACCTGAGACGGCTACTTTGAGTTATTCCTCATTATCTGATTTTCTTGATGGGTTTCTAAATCAAAGTCTTTCTCCATATCGACAATCTGAAACTGTTCTTCAGAGCCCTAGGGAGGCTCCAGTTCCTCCATTTGTCAATCTAGATTTTCATGAGACTGAATCTATTCCTCGAGTTACAGCCCATACATTTTCTGAGCTGGTCCTTGGTAATCAGTCTGATTCTGTGAACGATGGTAATCCTCGGGACAAAGATGCGTTGGTTCTATTAAGCAACAGCTGGTGTGGATTTTGCCAGCGGATGGAAATGGTTGTTCGTGAAGTATTTAGAGCAATTCAAGGTTATGATAGATCAAGTAGCAAGAATTCTTTATTGACAAAAG ATAACATTAGGAGTTCCACAAAGGTGCCACTCATATATTTGATGGATTGTACGCTGAATGACTGCAGCTGGATTTTGAAATCTGTGGTTCAG AGGGAAATTTATCCATCTCTGTTACTATTTCCAGCTGGCAGGAAGGATGTGATTAGTTACGAAGGAGATGTAGCAGTTTATGATGTCATAAGATTTTTGTCTGATCATGGAGCTCTGGTCAATGAGAAAG ataTTTCATGGGGTGAGGTCAAAGAAGGTGGAAGCTTTTCTATAACTGCTCCTCTGTCCCAGAGCACATACTATGAAGTTTTCCTCGAGGACCAGAAGAGAGAAGTTGCAGCTACTCAATTCAGAGTTCAATCTTGGAGCAGCTCACATGAATCAACCCCTTTAGTAGTTCCTGGATGCATTTTAACTGCAACAGACAAGCTCCTGAATGTACAGCCCTTTGATGAATCCAAAATTCTTATCGTGAAAGTGAATCAAGCCACAGGATTTGAAGGTTTGATTGTTAACAAACATATCAATTGGGAGTCACttgaagaacttgaagaagGTCTACAAAAGCTAAAGGGTGCTCCTCTTTCTTATGGTGGTCCTGTTATGAAACAAGGAATGCCCTTGGTTGCTTTAGCACAGAAATTTGTGGATGATAAGCACCCAGAAGTGCTACCGGATGTGTATTTTCTTGATCAATGGGCAACACTTCGACTAATGGATGAACTGAAGTTGGGGAATAAATCTGTTCGTGGTCACTGGTTTTTCTTGGGGTTTTCAAGCTGGGGTTGGGAACAGTTGTTTCATGAGATTGCTGAGGGAGCTTGGCATGTTAGTAAAGGAAATACTGAACATTTAGATTGGCCTGAGATCTTCTAG
- the LOC113716896 gene encoding uncharacterized protein isoform X8, with the protein MSCSADKGLNQFPWLTELTLGSDGNLSEADKITHTDGFSCTVDEFQLLKSFLPKLMKFARDFFLPPERLGFGLVSEKSLLSELDIEASAAPWLMKLYSAGCPTCSKVLTEGDDLKAILQTQESVVTELTDDMYDVPTLPANRASILLFIDRSSDSLSIRKDSKEALDAFRQLAMHHNISKHMPGRSTIKLIKSSDETSRGHGTSVVPKLERFPAFQKLNVKDKMSVVLMNDQTQISLEKFISDLQGSSLHEILENLLQKKKELKLSSLAKDAGFQLLSEDFEIKDAEPLPVQPEFQPNLEFSQKDDIEDTLGLDRDPKLQNHVSFKPVTDEESRLTDATSSYLGHQNDPIGKNEESSAEYTRIHTTKGAEEERLAGVHEQTRHKGFSGSFFFCDGHSRLLGALTASGLKIPSVVIIDPIMQKHFILPETATLSYSSLSDFLDGFLNQSLSPYRQSETVLQSPREAPVPPFVNLDFHETESIPRVTAHTFSELVLGNQSDSVNDGNPRDKDALVLLSNSWCGFCQRMEMVVREVFRAIQGYDRSSSKNSLLTKDNIRSSTKVPLIYLMDCTLNDCSWILKSVVQREIYPSLLLFPAGRKDVISYEGDVAVYDVIRFLSDHGALVNEKDISWGEVKEGGSFSITAPLSQSTYYEVFLEDQKREVAATQFRVQSWSSSHESTPLVVPGCILTATDKLLNVQPFDESKILIVKVNQATGFEGLIVNKHINWESLEELEEGLQKLKGAPLSYGGPVMKQGMPLVALAQKFVDDKHPEVLPDVYFLDQWATLRLMDELKLGNKSVRGHWFFLGFSSWGWEQLFHEIAEGAWHVSKGNTEHLDWPEIF; encoded by the exons ATGAGTTGCAGTGCTGATAAGGGGCTTAATCAATTTCCTTGGCTTACTGAGCTTACCTTGGGGAGTGATGGCAATTTGTCAGAGGCAGATAAGATTACGCATACAGATGGTTTTTCATGTACAGTTGATGAATTTCAGCTTCTTAAATCTTTCTTGCCAAAGTTAATGAAATTTGCAAGGGATTTCTTCCTTCCTCCTGAAaggctaggatttggattggttTCTGAGAAATCATTGCTTTCTGAGCTAGATATTGAGGCTTCTGCTGCTCCCTGGTTGATGAAACTATATTCTGCTGGTTGCCCAACTTGTTCAAAGGTTCTTACGGAAGGTGATGATCTCAAAGCCATATTACAGACTCAAGAGTCTGTTGTCACAGAG CTGACAGATGACATGTATGATGTACCCACTTTACCTGCGAATAGGGCGTCAATACTTCTTTTCATTGACAGATCATCTGATTCCTTATCTATCAGGAAAGACAGCAAGGAAGCTCTTGATGCTTTCAGACAATTAGCAATGCACCATAACATCTCAAAGCATATGCCTGGACGAAGCACTATTAAATTGATAAAGTCATCTGATGAAACTTCTCGAGGACATGGTACGTCAGTAGTCCCTAAACTAGAGCGCTTTCCAGCATTTCAGAAGTTAAATGTGAAGGATAAGATGTCTGTAGTGCTTATGAATGATCAGACGCAAATTTCGCTAGAAAAATTTATTTCAGATTTACAGGGTAGTTCCTTGCATGAGATCCTGGAAAATTTGCtccagaaaaagaaagaattaaagTTAAGCTCCCTTGCAAAAGATGCAGGATTTCAACTTTTGTCTGAAGATTTTGAAATTAAAGATGCTGAACCTCTACCTGTCCAGCCAGAATTTCAGCCTAATTTGGAGTTTTCTCAGAAAGATGATATTGAAGATACTTTGGGTCTGGACAGGGACCCTAAGCTCCAAAACCATGTTAGTTTCAAACCAGTGACTGATGAAGAATCCAGACTGACTGATGCCACATCTTCTTATCTAGGTCATCAGAATGATCCCATTGGGAAGAATGAGGAATCATCTGCTGAATACACTCGTATTCATACAACTAAAGGAGCCGAGGAGGAAAGACTTGCCGGAGTGCATGAGCAGACACGACACAAAGGATTTAGTggttcatttttcttttgtgaTGGTCACTCTAGATTGCTTGGAGCACTCACTGCTTCTGGCTTAAAGATTCCATCAGTGGTGATAATCGATCCCATTATGCAGAAACATTTTATCTTACCTGAGACGGCTACTTTGAGTTATTCCTCATTATCTGATTTTCTTGATGGGTTTCTAAATCAAAGTCTTTCTCCATATCGACAATCTGAAACTGTTCTTCAGAGCCCTAGGGAGGCTCCAGTTCCTCCATTTGTCAATCTAGATTTTCATGAGACTGAATCTATTCCTCGAGTTACAGCCCATACATTTTCTGAGCTGGTCCTTGGTAATCAGTCTGATTCTGTGAACGATGGTAATCCTCGGGACAAAGATGCGTTGGTTCTATTAAGCAACAGCTGGTGTGGATTTTGCCAGCGGATGGAAATGGTTGTTCGTGAAGTATTTAGAGCAATTCAAGGTTATGATAGATCAAGTAGCAAGAATTCTTTATTGACAAAAG ATAACATTAGGAGTTCCACAAAGGTGCCACTCATATATTTGATGGATTGTACGCTGAATGACTGCAGCTGGATTTTGAAATCTGTGGTTCAG AGGGAAATTTATCCATCTCTGTTACTATTTCCAGCTGGCAGGAAGGATGTGATTAGTTACGAAGGAGATGTAGCAGTTTATGATGTCATAAGATTTTTGTCTGATCATGGAGCTCTGGTCAATGAGAAAG ataTTTCATGGGGTGAGGTCAAAGAAGGTGGAAGCTTTTCTATAACTGCTCCTCTGTCCCAGAGCACATACTATGAAGTTTTCCTCGAGGACCAGAAGAGAGAAGTTGCAGCTACTCAATTCAGAGTTCAATCTTGGAGCAGCTCACATGAATCAACCCCTTTAGTAGTTCCTGGATGCATTTTAACTGCAACAGACAAGCTCCTGAATGTACAGCCCTTTGATGAATCCAAAATTCTTATCGTGAAAGTGAATCAAGCCACAGGATTTGAAGGTTTGATTGTTAACAAACATATCAATTGGGAGTCACttgaagaacttgaagaagGTCTACAAAAGCTAAAGGGTGCTCCTCTTTCTTATGGTGGTCCTGTTATGAAACAAGGAATGCCCTTGGTTGCTTTAGCACAGAAATTTGTGGATGATAAGCACCCAGAAGTGCTACCGGATGTGTATTTTCTTGATCAATGGGCAACACTTCGACTAATGGATGAACTGAAGTTGGGGAATAAATCTGTTCGTGGTCACTGGTTTTTCTTGGGGTTTTCAAGCTGGGGTTGGGAACAGTTGTTTCATGAGATTGCTGAGGGAGCTTGGCATGTTAGTAAAGGAAATACTGAACATTTAGATTGGCCTGAGATCTTCTAG